ATCCATAGCCTTCCGCATCGAAGGCGAGCTGCAGCGGCCGCCGCGTCGTCAGCACCTCGTCGGACGCCAGCCGCAGCCGGTCGGCGAGCCGGTTGGCCTCGCTCTCGACGCCCAGCCCCCGGTCCCCCAGGCCCACGCCCAGCGTGACCACGCCCGCCATCACGCCGACGATGGCCAGCACGACCAGGATCTCGACCAGCGTCATCCCCGACCGGTGCGTCTTGCGTGCACGCCCGATGTGTCCCCCGACACGGCTCATCAGCGCGTCTTGTCGCTCAGGTCGGCGTCGAGGGCCTCGCCGCCC
This DNA window, taken from Brevundimonas subvibrioides ATCC 15264, encodes the following:
- a CDS encoding GspH/FimT family pseudopilin yields the protein MSRVGGHIGRARKTHRSGMTLVEILVVLAIVGVMAGVVTLGVGLGDRGLGVESEANRLADRLRLASDEVLTTRRPLQLAFDAEGYGFVRDEGQADRVVDALAERHALPDGVRMIGLGVTSPVTIDPDGAQPVAAFGLAKGDRRWRVEFDGLNAVATPVAADAAA